A window of Euwallacea fornicatus isolate EFF26 chromosome 13, ASM4011564v1, whole genome shotgun sequence contains these coding sequences:
- the LOC136343063 gene encoding regulator of telomere elongation helicase 1 homolog, with product MKLVPGPLPPIPTTTSGSLPLPLAFSPDLLWRYPLGFSSVGTHPLCDYKSQLPGSLSSDPRGWSREDVSVFLRWAEREYDLQPIDMDMFQMNGKAMCLLTRTDLSERAPGSGDVLHNVLQILMRDANNMRMLPNSPITPTSRHAYPLSPHTSQPTTPSWNIMSQPTAEYHSSHAASLAAHLMAQSNSVTLSPAPSVDSQSGSPNHPDAPISFGHSIFSTNGSSSNGSGSNPSDSDEDDKFMETKNGYLGSPPNTPGYISIPQMPFLAPRSPNKQMEGVGSPGLYKREFFGGNDTSEPNTNGRLLWDFLQQLLNDPSQRYTIYIAWKNRETGVFKIVDPPGLAKLWGIQKNHLSMNYDKMSRALRYYYRVNILRKVQGERHCYQFLRNPTELKNIKNISLLRQQMSPTATKAPGQLQIIPQITVKPEPMEQPSMTSKDHDMQPLPTAVPNHIKLSEQVQKQSLAMLAQQQVEVKSEERVRNEYQHSNDKPTDLSMDGPTDLSSGSRHINIVCSPDPPLSGGVSFSYHLIFINYFFTMSVVTTIRGIPVEFPFQPYDIQINYMDKVIECLEGETTAVLESPTGTGKTLSLLCSSLAWLQQKKLKLQAQRKVVEENSDPSSNLQASGSSQFLRGLSDMTKKAEIKAAGRELLGLPTIIYASRTHSQLSQAVQELKRTAYNHMHCSVLGSRDQLCIHPEVLSQTDSSLRLQMCRLKVDTRACHFNNRVDMRKEDPEICNTPILDIEDMIKMGKKLTFCPYYMTKERKQHADIIFTPYNYLLDPLCRKSLGLSLTNSVVILDEGHNVEKVCEDSASIEIRSTDVALSIEETANIMKMISEAPGMLSDTDHGGSYLKIKFLIITSREMFLDLDPEKLASLKLMLHEFEKVLNNLPLQTSKDEVTNFPGDYIYDLLEQSMITSSNFSAIASLIEKMIQFLTAQGDGPFARKGKGLLHFADFLSIVFVPFGSKEIIKHSYKVHIREEFIRGLEDKRINTWFDKSSVNNKTQRVLSFWCFNPGFGMKAIAAQGIKSLIITSGTLAPLKPLISELGLDVKVRLENPHIVSEKQICVKIVPKGPDGETLNSSFQNRDNPTYISSLGRTIVNMTRIIPQGLLVFFPSYPIMYKCKTAWENEGIWATISAHKTIFVEPKQKEAFNAAMNGYYEKIRDPTLKGAMFMAVCRGKVSEGLDFADAYGRAVVITGLPYPPLKDPRVILKRKYLDVCHSQDKEYLNGQSWYSLEASRAVNQAIGRVIRHKNDFGAILLLDERFNNALIKQQMSKWLQGHIKVINRYGEVIRDLSQFFKNAQVEFPGSSMKLIQAPKAEFDIPKSYTGGNFNFSSTESGSSSTSQAQNATTSKNSFSENLLNNYTGAQLTDDQNGLVTIYKRERNDRLVNNSKRRKINLVSKPENENFDPKMSMADYVKMLRSKLTKPIFEQFSLLLREYSVEGNIEKLLEGADKLIPQHLKFVLIGLSQVIKTSHQQFYFGFLKRINVPIPENL from the exons ATGAAACTGGTCCCAGGCCCGTTGCCTCCAATCCCCACAACAACGTCGGGATCCCTACCCCTACCGCTTGCATTCAGTCCGGATCTGCTCTGGAGATACCCTCTGGGCTTCTCCTCAGTTGGAACCCATCCCTTGTGCGACTACAAAAGTCAGTTGCCTGGAAGTTTGTCTTCAGACCCTAGAGGATGGAGTCGCGAAGACGTCTCTGTTTTCCTAAG GTGGGCGGAAAGAGAATACGACTTGCAGCCCATTGACATGGACATGTTCCAAATGAACGGCAAGGCAATGTGCCTCTTAACTCGAACAGACCTTTCGGAGAGGGCCCCAGGTTCAGGAGACGTTTTGCACAACGTTTTGCAGATTCTTATGAGAGACGCGAATAATATG AGAATGTTGCCAAACAGCCCAATCACTCCTACCTCAAGGCACGCCTACCCTCTATCTCCGCACACGTCACAACCAACCACCCCTAGCTGGAACATTATGTCACAACCAACGGCAGAGTACCATTCAAGCCATGCAGCTAGCCTGGCAGCCCACCTCATGGCCCAAAGTAACAGCGTTACTCTGAGTCCTGCTCCATCGGTCGACAGCCAATCAG GCAGTCCAAATCATCCAGACGCGCCCATCAGTTTCGGTCATTCCATTTTCAGCACTAACGGCAGTAGCTCTAATGGATCGGGCTCGAATCCCAGCGATAGCGACGAAGATGATAAATTCATGGAAACTAAAAATGGGTACCTGGGAAGTCCCCCTAACACGCCCGGTTACATAAGCATTCCTCAGATGCCTTTCCTGGCTCCAAGGAGTCCGAATAAGCAGATGGAAGGAGTGGGCAGTCCTGGGCTTTATAAGCGGGAATTTTTTGGGGGTAACGACACTTCCGAACCGAATACCA ACGGCCGCCTTCTTTGGGACTTTCTTCAGCAACTTCTTAACGACCCATCACAAAGATACACCATCTACATAGCCTGGAAAAATCGGGAAACTGGAGTGTTCAAAATCGTGGACCCTCCAGGATTGGCGAAACTCTGGGGCATCCAAAAGAATCACCTTTCCATGAATTACGACAAAATGTCGAGAGCTTTGCGCTATTACTACCGCGTAAATATTCTGAGAAAAGTCCAGGGAGAAAGACATTGCTACCA ATTCCTTCGCAACCCTACCGAACTTAAGAACATCAAGAACATCTCCCTGTTGCGCCAGCAAATGTCCCCAACAGCAACAAAGGCACCTGGGCAGCTCCAAATTATCCCCCAAATCACCGTTAAACCTGAACCCATGGAGCAACCATCGATGACCAGTAAGGACCATGATATGCAGCCCTTGCCGACAGCAGTCCCTAACCATATCAAACTAAGCGAACAAGTGCAGAAGCAAAGTTTGGCAATGTTGGCTCAGCAGCAGGTCGAAGTGAAATCTGAGGAAAGAGTGAggaatgagtaccaacattcaAATGATAAACCTACGGATTTGAGCATGGACGGACCCACCGATTTGAGCAGCGGTAGTAGACATATCAACATAGTGTGTTCTCCGGATCCTCCTCTCAGCGGAGGAG TTAGTTTCAGTTATCACTTAATCTTcataaactattttttcaCCATGAGTGTTGTCACCACCATCAGGGGCATTCCTGTAGAATTCCCTTTTCAACCTTacgatattcaaattaattacatGGACAAAGTTATAGAGTGCCTCGAAGGTGAAACCACTGCTGTATTAGAAAGCCCTACTGGTACTGGAAAGACTTTGTCACTGCTGTGTAGTTCCTTAGCTTGGCTTCAacagaaaaagttaaaactcCAG GCCCAAAGGAAAGTTGTTGAAGAGAATTCTGACCCATCAAGCAATTTACAAGCTTCAGGATCATCACAGTTTTTAAGGGGGTTATCTGACATGACCAAAAAAGCTGAGATAAAAGCTGCAGGGAGGGAACTGCTAGGGTTACCTACCATAATATATGCTTCTAG AACACATTCACAATTGAGTCAGGCAGTACAAGAGTTAAAGAGAACTGCTTATAATCACATGCATTGTTCAGTTTTGGGCTCCCGAGATCAGCTTTGCATACATCCAGAGGTTTTAAGTCAAACTGATAGTTCTTTAcga ttGCAAATGTGCCGTTTGAAAGTAGACACTCGAGCTTGTCATTTTAATAATAGAGTAGACATGAGAAAGGAGGATCCTGAAATTTGCAACACACCCATTTTGGACATAGAGGACATGATAAAAATGGGGAAAAAGCTCACTTTTTGCCCATACTATATGACCAAGGAGAGAAAGCAACATGctgatattatttttactcCTTATAATTACTTGTTAGATCCATTATGCAGGAAGTCTCTGG GTCTATCATTGACAAATTCTGTGGTAATCCTTGATGAGGGTCACAATGTAGAAAAAGTGTGTGAAGACTCTGCTTCTATTGAAATAAGAAGCACTGATGTGGCTCTGAGCATTGAAGAAACTGCCAATATAATGAAGATGATCTCAGAAGCTCCAGGAATGTTGTCTGACACTGATCATGGAGGttcgtatttaaaaattaagtttctaATAATCACTTCCAGAGAGATGTTTCTAGACTTGGATCCAGAAAAACTTGCTTCATTGAAGTTAATGTTGCATGAATTTGAAAaggttttaaacaatttaccaTTGCAAACTTCAAAAGACGAGGTTACAAATTTCCCTGGAGACTATATTTATGATTTACTGGAACAATCTATG ATTACCTCTTCAAACTTTTCTGCAATAGCcagtttaattgaaaaaatgattcAGTTTCTTACAGCTCAAGGTGACGGCCCATTCGCCAGAAAAGGGAAAGGATTGCTACATTTTGCTGATTTTCTTTCTATAGTTTTTGTTCCGTTTG GttcaaaggaaattattaaacattcttATAAGGTGCACATACGGGAGGAATTTATTAGAGGTCTGGAAGATAAGAGAATAAATACTTGGTTTGATAAATCATCTGTAAACAACAAGACACAACGAGTATTGAGTTTCTGGTGTTTTAATCCAGGTTTTGG CATGAAAGCTATAGCAGCCCAAGGGATCAAAAGTTTGATTATAACGAGTGGAACTTTAGCTCCTCTAAAACCTCTAATTTCTGAACTGGGTTTAGACGTTAAGGTCCGTTTAGAAAACCCCCATATAGTATCCGAAAAGCAGATTTGCGTTAAGATAGTTCCTAAAGGACCTGATGGAGAAACACTAAACAGCAGTTTCCAAAACCGAGATAATCCAACTTACATTTCCTCCTTAGGCAGAACCATTGTTAATATGACGCGAATAATACCTCAAGGTTTGTTGGTTTTCTTTCCGTCATATCCCATAATGTATAAATGTAAGACTGCTTGGGAGAATGAAGGAATATGGGCTACTATATCTGCCCACAAG ACAATATTTGTGGaaccaaaacaaaaagaaGCATTTAACGCTGCCATGAATGGGTATTACGAGAAAATCCGAGATCCCACATTGAAGGGGGCCATGTTTATGGCTGTTTGCAGGGGGAAAGTTTCGGaag GGTTGGATTTTGCCGATGCTTATGGCCGAGCAGTTGTGATTACAGGATTGCCTTATCCTCCACTAAAAGACCCACGGGTGATTTTGAAGCGAAAGTATTTAGACGTGTGTCATTCACAAGATAAAGAG TATTTAAACGGCCAAAGTTGGTACTCCCTCGAAGCCTCTAGAGCTGTAAATCAGGCAATAG GCCGCGTTATCCGTCACAAGAACGATTTCGGTGCAATCTTGCTCCTGGATGAGCGATTCAATAATGCACTTATAAAACAACAAATGTCGAAATGGCTGCAAGGGCATATAAAAGTAATCAATAGATACGGAGAGGTGATTCGAGATCTgagtcaattttttaaaaatgcgcAAGTGGAG TTCCCAGGCTCTAGCATGAAGTTAATCCAAGCACCAAAGGCTGAATTTGACATTCCTAAAAGTTATACTGGTGGCAACTTTAACTTCAGTTCCACAGAATCAGGAAGCAGCAGTACATCTCAAGCTCAAAACGCAACTACttccaaaaattcttttagtgaaaatttgttaaataattatactG GTGCACAATTAACAGATGATCAAAACGGTCTGGTTACTATATATAAACGAGAAAGGAACGATAGGCTCGTTAACAACAGCAAGagaaggaaaattaatttggtttcGAAGCCAGAGAACGAAAACTTTGATCCAAAAATGTCCATGGCTGACTACGTCAAGATG cTAAGATCTAAACTTACGAAACCGATATTTGAACAATTCTCACTCCTTCTGCGAGAGTATTCCGTGGAAGGCAATATCGAGAAACTCCTTGAAGGCGCGGATAAATTAATACCGCAACATCTTAAGTTTGTCCTTATTGGATTAAGTCAAGTAATTAAGACATCCCATCAACAATTTTACTTCGGTTTTTTAAAGCGCATCAATGTACctattcctgaaaatttgtaa
- the LOC136342958 gene encoding cytochrome P450 302a1, mitochondrial-like: MKMWSFSARSGTICTKTVKLQRLLLTDDAKACPKTAATEATGVTKTGVLPVGTSTATETPSSQSMVFTNMSKSPKILDIPCSLTQSHNVSSFDTVPGPHSLKFISKFWSYVPFLSAEFTAGSLFQVMNLGMFFGNLLSWGGNAKFFQKFFNVYGPVVRLHGPFGRDVVLLSKPEHACLVLDSKDSQPIRAYLNSLEQYRLQRCRFRQAKLFLKSSPEWGKIYESLDKSLQNSPLQHFKTIDLFCDQFIERIVFIRNLQNEMPKTFKNEVLKWCLECFCCIFISRELGFLHLTGLNSTSDPGRILDEVIRAFETICKCEYGFHIWKVVQTPACRTLVRSCDIIDSILGKYVGEIHSGLIEKKDLKSLVNLSLVESLLLKDDVLVEDAMAVMQDMMLIGTNATAHSTAFLLYHLAKNPRCQKKLFDEIMKDPKKLSSPESLKNMPYLQACMKESLRLNPPIPILNRVLGKDVVVHKYQIPKGTYMLIPVHLACLREEYFEDAKKFNPERWLSQEISPLAHQLQMFISMPFGRSPKSCQSKELIQTQLGLLIVKILKRFIVEYNYGEITSSNALLATPIQPLNFRFLDRV, encoded by the exons atgaaaatgtggaGTTTTTCTGCCAGAAGTGGCACTATTTGCACGAAAACCGTTAAACTACAACGTCTTCTTTTGACCGATGACGCCAAAGCGTGTCCCAAAACTGCAGCCACTGAGGCAACTGGGGTAACCAAAACAGGTGTTCTTCCAG TCGGGACCTCAACTGCAACCGAAACTCCATCCTCACAATCAATGGTATTTACCAATATGTCGAAATCTCCCAAAATCCTCGATATTCCTTGCTCGCTCACTCAAAGCCATAACGTGTCTTCCTTCGATACGGTCCCCGGACCGCATAGTCTCAAGTTcatttcgaagttttggagTTACGTTCCATTTTTAAGCGCGGAATTCACCGCGGGTTCTTTATTCCAAGTCATGAATTTGGGAATGTTTTTCG GTAATCTTCTTAGCTGGGGaggaaatgcaaaatttttccagaaattttttaacgtttatgGACCGGTAGTGCGTCTTCACGGCCCCTTTGGAAGGGACGTGGTGCTTTTGTCGAAACCAGAACATGCCTGCTTGGTGTTAGACAGTAAGGACTCTCAACCAATTAGAGCTTACCTAAATTCACTGGAGCAATATCGATTGCAACGTTGCAGATTCAGACAAgccaaactttttttaaa GTCTAGTCCCGAATGGGGAAAAATCTACGAATCACTTGACAAGTCCTTGCAAAACTCTCCTTTGCAACATTTCAAAACGATTGATTTGTTTTGCGACCAGTTTATCGAACGCATCGTGTTTATTCGGAATTTACAGAACGAAATGcccaaaacatttaaaaatgaggTTTTGAAGTGGTGCTTGGAGTGCTTTTGTTGTATCTTTATAAGCAG GGAATTAGGTTTCCTTCATCTCACTGGGCTAAACTCCACCTCCGACCCTGGCCGCATTTTGGACGAAGTTATCAGAGCTTTTGAGACAATATGCAAATGCGAATATG gtTTTCACATTTGGAAAGTCGTACAAACTCCTGCTTGTCGTACATTGGTGCGGAGCTGCGATATAATCGATTCAATTTTGGGCAAATATGTGGGGGAAATTCATTCAGGTctaatagaaaaaaaggacttAAAATCCTTGGTCAATCTTTCTCTAGTAGAATCTTTACTATTAAAAGATGATGTTCTCGTTGAAGATGCCATGGCAGTCATGCAAGACATGATGTTGATTGGGACCAATGCCACAGCGCATTCTACGGCATTTCTTCTCTACCATTTGGCTAAAAATCCTAGATgtcaaaaaaagctttttgatgaaattatgAAAGACCCAAAAAAGCTCTCTTCCCCGGAATCTTTGAAGAACATGCCGTATCTTCAGGCTTGCATGAAAGAAAGCTTGAGATTGAACCCTCCCATCCCAATTTTAAATAGAGTTTTGGGCAAAGACGTGGTTGTTCATAAATACCAAATTCCAAAGGGCACTTACATGCTTATCCCGGTGCATTTGGCCTGTTTGCGGGAAGAATATTTCGAAGACGCGAAGAAATTCAACCCGGAACGTTGGTTGTCTCAGGAGATCAGTCCCTTGGCTCATCAATTGCAAATGTTCATTTCTATGCCCTTTGGACGTAGCCCGAAGTCTTGTCAATCTAAAGAGTTGATTCAAACCCAGCTTGGTCTGCTGATAGTCAAGATTTTAAAGCGGTTCATAGTAGAGTACAACTACGGAGAAATTACGAGTTCAAACGCCTTGTTGGCTACGCCTATACAACCGTTGAATTTTAGGTTTCTTGATCGTgtttaa
- the LOC136342960 gene encoding KICSTOR subunit 2-like: MEKEDEFLFNFFAHLSQLYYDKAREVIEKEKPAKGPVTPRTMFLNLLLQLALAEKTYMDIGFLQNKQKSFLRKDNSLRAVYENMKSDLRKIEENCKNQNPQQQNYCQNITQFVTARINLIDLYEKIYNQALANKHMVYVDILNSIETIIQTHNLGFTDISLTPIKTVFAFECDILQQLFKAMFEVQKLRFLPSLALIHGAHTRLQAWESKMQRETWKLGLFKNSPLPALFLWLQKVKGVVLSKFSLYFHDILANQTAPTDMRHLCSKLQHDYYQKMVTFQRKHEAACVILLSDNQANCDTADYDSFPIIVSYPPRSPPQLDIMLKMISETNEFLGLKPVTKFRSQELCTYCLTMVEPNIYLVILFESKKTEKDSWIGHFIDEFCTNLRCSKVFVGLKNPAK, translated from the exons atggaaaaagaGGACGaattcttgttcaatttctttgctcaTTTGTCACAATTGTATTATGACAAAGCCAGGGAAGTTATT gaaaaagaaaaaccagCAAAAGGACCTGTGACTCCAAGAACAATGTTTCTGAATTTACTGCTTCAGTTAGCTTTGGCAGAGAAAACCTATATGGATAtaggatttttacaaaataagcaaaaaagttttttgagaaaagat AACTCATTGCGAGctgtttatgaaaatatgaaaagtgaTTTGAGGAAAATTGAAGAGAACTGCAAAAACCAAAACCCTCAGCAGCAAAATTATTGCCAAAATATAACCCAATTTGTCACTGCTCGAATCAATTTGATAGATCT ATATGAGAAAATTTATAACCAAGCATTGGCCAATAAACACATGGTTTATGTGGACATTTTAAATAGCATTGAAACTATTATCCAAACTCACAACCTCGGATTCACAGACATCTCTCTTACCCCTATAAAAACAGTGTTTGCTTTTGAATGTGACATATTGCAACAACTCTTTAAGGCCATGTTTGAGGTTCAAAAACTAAGATTTCTACCCTCACTGGCACTTATACATGGAGCTCATACAAGATTGCAGGCTTGGGAGAGTAAAATGCAAAGAGAA ACTTGGAAATTAGgcttatttaaaaacagtCCATTGCCAGCATTATTCCTGTGGTTACAGAAAGTGAAAGGGGTGGTATTGAGTAAATTTAGCTTATATTTTCATGACATACTAGCAAATCAGACCGCACCAACTGATATGAGACATTTGTGTTCTAAATTACAACATGATTATTATCAGAA AATGGTCACATTTCAACGAAAACATGAGGCTGCTTGTGTCATCTTACTGTCTGATAATCAGGCAAATTGTGACACTGCTGATTATGATAGTTTCCCTATAATTGTGTCCTATCCCCCT aGAAGTCCTCCACAGTTGGACATAATGCTGAAAATGATTTCTGAGACTAATGAGTTCTTAGGGCTTAAACCTGTGACCAAGTTTCGTTCTCAG GAATTGTGTACCTATTGCCTAACAATGGTAGAGCCTAATATTTACCTGGTTATTTTATTCGAATCAAAGAAGACTGAAAAAGATTCCTGGATTGGCCATTTTATTGATGAATTTTGTACCAACCTGAGATGCAGCAAAGTCTTTGTAGGACTTAAAAATCCGGCTAAATAA